One Spinacia oleracea cultivar Varoflay chromosome 4, BTI_SOV_V1, whole genome shotgun sequence DNA segment encodes these proteins:
- the LOC110796530 gene encoding cytochrome b6-f complex iron-sulfur subunit, chloroplastic, translating into MASSTLSSATPSQLCSSKNGMFAPSLALAKAGRVNVLISKERIRGMKLTCQATSIPADNVPDMQKRETLNLLLLGALSLPTGYMLLPYASFFVPPGGGAGTGGTIAKDALGNDVIAAEWLKTHAPGDRTLTQGLKGDPTYLVVESDKTLATFGINAVCTHLGCVVPFNAAENKFICPCHGSQYNNQGRVVRGPAPLSLALAHCDVDDGKVVFVPWTETDFRTGEAPWWSA; encoded by the exons ATGGCTTCCTCCACTCTTTCATCTGCCACCCCGTCTCAG CTATGTTCGAGCAAGAATGGAATGTTCGCACCATCTTTAGCTTTGGCGAAAGCGGGTAGAGTGAATGTGTTGATTAGTAAGGAAAGAATACGAGGGATGAAGCTGACATGCCAAGCTACTAGCATTCCAGCTGATAATGTGCCTGACATGCAAAAAAGAGAGacattgaatttgttgttgttgggtgcTCTTTCTCTTCCTACTGGTTATATGTTGCTTCCTTATGCATCCTTCTTTGTTCCTCCTGG TGGAGGAGCTGGCACTGGTGGAACCATCGCCAAGGATGCTCTAGGAAATGATGTAATTGCTGCTGAATGGCTCAAGACCCATGCACCAGGAGACCGGACCCTTACCCAAGGATTAAAG GGAGATCCAACATACTTGGTTGTGGAGAGCGACAAAACTCTTGCCACATTTGGAATAAATGCTGTCTGCACACATCTTGGATGTGTGGTGCCATTTAATGCTGCTGAGAACAAATTCATTTGTCCATGCCATGGATCCCAATACAATAACCAAGGCAGAGTTGTTCGAGGCCCTGCACCTTTG TCATTGGCATTGGCCCACTGCGATGTTGATGATGGAAAGGTGGTGTTTGTTCCATGGACTGAAACAGATTTTAGAACTGGTGAAGCACCATGGTGGTCTGCATAA